From the genome of Takifugu rubripes chromosome 10, fTakRub1.2, whole genome shotgun sequence:
TGCAATAAATCAGCCATgagctgtgaggagaacatCTCTGGAGTTCTGCTTCAGACAGAAATGTTTCCGAGCATTCTAGATTTGTCCTTCAGCAAGGTCAAACCACCCTTTACATATATTTTGACATCGGTTCCTGGAGTCAAAGACCACAGAACTCCTGCAAATGGAAACAATTCAGCTGCTCCAACCTCTGACAGCACGACCCCCCTGACCGCCCCTGGCTGGGTGTTTTCATCACATCACATTAAAATGATCGTCGGGTGTGAAGATTTGACGCCTCCAATCTTCACTTGCATCTCATCAGCTATCAGCAGGAAACCCACCAAACACCCTGCGATAATATTAGGTTTACTCAGAAGTGCTGACATCAGTGCGCTGAGTATAACCTGCGACCTGGGTCACATGACTAATCTAGTTCCATTACTTAGCATTTACAAGTTCACTGTTGCTAAAACTGATGAATAAATATGTCAgagcagaggaacagagagagaaggggaacCTGCTAATTAAAGTGCTTCATGAGTCCGCGGTAAACTGAAGGACACTTTGCATGAGAGAAATAAAGATATAGGAGGCTTCAGCCGTCTGTAGATGAGCTCAGATGTTGCTCAGAAAAATGTAGTGATTGCAGAGCTgaggggtgggaggaggtgTGATAGTTCCATGACCACAGGAGACAAGTGCACGTCACATGTTTACGCAAACAAAAACCCTCCACCTGACCGTGAAACCACCGATAAATATCGAAACACTTAATCACGCTGTCAAACTCAGCCCTCGAACCCCCAACCAGCTGCTCCCCTCGACACCATGAGAAGTCTGCCTGTcgccgtcctgctgctcctggccgTCGCGCTGACGTCTGCACGCAACTGTAAGTACCCAGAGAGAAACAAATAAGAAAGGAACGCGTGCGTCTTCCATCATGGGTATCTCGTAGCGCCGCTGGCAAAAGCTTTGTTAAGGTTCTCCATCCTGCCGCGCTCGTCTGGATCGAGCCGTCCATTTGTACTTTAGTCAACACCTTGGAAAAGATTCAGTTTTGTTCTGACAAATTATTAAACATAAACCAGCGGTGTGTGAATATGCTGCACCACCAAGTTGTGCTACAATATCTAAGGCCCATTAAACTCAGGGactttctgttgttgtttgttctcACCGTTTACGTGCCCTCAGGGCGCCACAATTCCCGACGCTTCCAGCCTCCCTGCTGCGTTAAATACACCACCACCGATATGAGCAGCAACGTGATAGGGGACACGTACCGACAGCCACCTGTGAGCGCCCCGTGTGTGGACGCCTTCGTGTAAGTTTAGGGAGATGGAAATGAAGAGTTACTGACTGTGTTGGTCAGACATGAATAAAAATCTAAACTTTTTTTCAGTTTGACCACCAGTGATGGACCACTGTGTGTCGATCCCAACAGTGAATGGGTTGAGAAACGtaagaccccccccaccacacacacacacacacacacacacacacacacacacacacacacagaattaaCATTATTTCATGTCTGATCTACAGTCACTGCAAACATGACGAAGCTGTGAAGCGTCTCCCTCCTGCCGACCACACCGGACAGTTGGCATTTAAACCCTATTTCGTCTTCCGGATGCTCAAATTCAACTTGCTGGCTTTATGTAGACTCTGATAAATTGCattaaactgttaaattagttaaataagttaaataagttaataaagaaaatctaTATTTATAGAACAAGCTTGGTGGTGTGCTTTCTTGGTGTCCCTTGGTGAACCACTTATTTAAATATAACTTCAATTTAAATGTCACATCATAGGGTTGTTTCTACACACAGCTGACACAGCTTTACTCATTTCTAATGTCAGAAGTTTCATCATAAGCTCATTTTTATTGACACCCTGTAAACAGCATCTATCGTTGATGCCTTTATCCTGGAAAATTCTCATCATTTTGCCTCTAATCGCTCCTAATATTCCCGACACACTCAAATATCTAATTTTGAAATAAGTAAGTGTCTAAAAAGAATTTAAGTATTAGAGGGAAGAAACAGGAAACGCACCAATGGCGCATGATGCTGTTTAACACGGGACTTGCGCCGCCTAGCGGGGACTGCGCGTATAAAACTGAACATCTGCAACATTTGCGACGTTCCACCGGATTAAATATGTCTTCATTCAGGTTAAGACGTTCTAGTTTTATATAGCATCATTCAACATTCAAAGCACTTGGGAATTAAATGATTTATAGGAGTTAAATATGACTAAAACGTGCACAAAAagcaacagagaggaagaaccTTACCTGTCCAGTGTGACTGTTGACGGTAAAATCAGAATAAATGGGTCGTTTCATTATCTGCTAGATAAATAAAACAGCTCTTTAGTTAATCATTTTAATATAGCTTGGGAAATATCTTTGCAAACAGAAGTGAGCACTTGCTCGTCCTTATTTAAATGAGTTCAATTAATTTGACTTTTTTATCCTCTAGTTCCGGCAGGTGTGATCACATCAgcttgtgggcggggccacacGAGACGTCACGTGGTTTTGTCTCGtttcatacacacaaacacgcgcctCTGTAGAAAGGCTTTATTTTCAAGAGTAAATGACCAATTCTTGGAGAAAAATAAGAGCTGTGTGACAACAAACTGACCTCCATCCTCGGTTGGTTTTGATTTATCAGGGCTGCAGCACACGTGCTtcctccctgacctctgacctctgacagcTTCATCTGCCAAATGCAGGTTTACACAAACCCAGGGTTTGGAAAGGGTGAACCCAGGGGTGAGAGACGTTCAGGTTTGTGTGAGTGCGTGTAGAGATGAAATGATGCTCAGGGTTCATGATCAAAGGCGTTTAATACATAAAAAATGTTCACCGTTACAGGAGGTAACACCCACTCACAGAAACAGCCGCCTTACAAATCCTCCGAACGTTTGAGgctaaaagaaaaagacaatccAGGCAGGTTTGGTTTCTGCAGGTAAAAAAACTAAATCTAGACGCATCTTTCTCCCTCCATcggaccctgaaagggataaagtggtcaagaagacGAAAGCATCAAAATAGAGGCACCGAGGTCAAAAGCATTTATATTTGgaacaaaatatatattaaatataaacataCTGTACAGTAGGAAGACAACTACATCAATGTTTGTTTGGTGTTTATAGAATATCCTGTTTTGCTCCCAACACAGACGATAGATGTGATCATGAGATGACGAAAAGATAGAAAAACTGTACATCAGTTTCAgcattaattaaattaaaatggaaatattttcaTTAAAAGGATTTTAGATTATTTGAAATCATCTTAAAAGCTTCATTTCAATCCACTGATTTAGGAACTAAGCTACAATGTTTTCAATGATATTTTGTTCCATCTTCTTTGTCATGATGGATCTAATTTTATTTTGAGGAATTTTAAATTCAGATTAATCAGTTATGAATTATTTTGGAGGCCATGATGCGATTTGTAGttgaaaaagagcaaaaacccACATGTCAATGATTTAAGTAATTGCTTACGTTTTGACGTAAATAATGAAGATAAAATAACACTGCAgccgaccaccagggggcgtttgATGAGGTGCAGTTCCACATTTGTGGACCTTTAAATCTGATACAGGATCATCATGCAGTCctttactgccccctgcagcACCGTAGGGGGATGTCTTCTTATTTCTTAATTTAAATCAATTAATTCTGATTGTGCCTCCTCACTAATCAGGttgtaacatttgtaaaaaaaaaattaaaaaaaaatgtaaaaattccCAGAGTCACAGAGGACGAGCGAGACGACCGCGGAACACTTCAGGAAAACGCTGAAACTCTCAAAGCATGGAGGTCTCGGTCTGCAGGATGGACGGCGCTCTGAAGCTCCTGGGAAACTGGGCAGAGCTCTCGCCGCCGTTGGGGCTGGCCGACGCCGCGTGCAGCTTGTAGTCCCGCCCCACGTAGCGCTTTAGGGACAAGCTCCGCCCCATCCTGCGCAGCTCGCTCTGCACCTTTGGGCACACGGGTGGAGACGGTGAGAGAAGCCCAGTTACAAGGAACGTGAACGGTGGGTGGACTCACCTCgctgttgaggaaacaatacaGGACGGCCACGATTAAACCCTGAAACACACGTTATCCGAGATTAGGGATCGCGCTTCCGGTTTTCCGGATGAGAGGATTCGCACAGGAAACGGGCCGCTGTTACCTGAAAGGACCCGAGTCCAAGTTCAAAGAAGATTTTGACGTAGTTCAAGTTTGTGTCTGACGGCTCCATCATGTAGACAAACACCACATAGTTGATTCCaaagagagggatgaggaggagggtggacTTAGCCAGacgtctgcacacacacacacacacacacacacacacacacacacacacacacacacacgaatgatGAAATATGCAGAATCACATCTGGGGGAGGACACTGCTGGACTCCAGGTGTTTCACCTGAACTGTGATTGCTCGTTTCCGCCGACGTCGGCGCATTGAAGCTTCTGCACCAGGATCCGAATGAtgctgatgaagaagatgaaattGATCTTGTGGAGGGACAGAGCAGAACTTCAGTGACGGAGAAGCCTTCCCGACACAAGTAAACAAGGAACCCATCAGAAGGTTCAGAAGGTCCTAAACTCACGATGACAGAAGCCATGATGGGCCAGTTGAtgagtctgttgggaactgggttCTCATTCATCTCCCAACACCTGGAAACAAATATTCTTTCGTCCGTCATTCAGGCCGTAATGTCAATAACAGCCACTAGGCGGCGACCGTCTATTTTATGATACAAGAGGCGTAAAAGATCAAAGGAGTGCAGCTgcggggacaggaagtgaattcTTACCTCGTGTCCTCCAAGTTTACCCGACATATGACCCACGCGACCATGAAAACAAAAGGGATTCCTGTGAAACAAAGAGGGAAGAAAGTGTTTAGATTCTCCACCTGACAGATAAAGAACATCTTCATCAggtgccaacacacacacacaaacacacacacacacacacacacacacacgcgcacacacacacgcgcatacacacacacaattgtgTGGAAGTGTTGATAAAATGGATGtaatggatggtggagggagcTGTCACATGACAGCTGTTGTGCCTGAACGGAACAGCCTGAACACTGTTTACAACCAGAACATCCAGGAAACACACTTCAGCCGCTTTAAAGTGGCTGCCAGGAGTTCTCATTCAGCCTCGCGTCTCAGTTTACACCAACTTGAAGACGTAAGGATACAGGTGAAAGAAAGACCATCTAGCGCcacattgattttctgatttagGAACATTTACGTCCAACGTTGTTCCGATCTTTCACAGCTACACGGCTCAAAACAGACAATTACAGGCAAACGACTGACAGGCGAAGATCCTATCTAAATATTGACGTGAGAACATGCAAACGCTGGTGTCAGCGGCCTACCCCAGCCAATGAGCATGTAGACGGGGAGACGGATGGAGGCGTTGCggatgatgagcagcagcgtgTGCAGGTAGAGACCCTCCACCAGCAACCAGAAAAAGTTGGCCATGACAAAGTAGTTGAAGAACACCAGGATGGCCTTACAGCCcacctaaaatacacacacacacacacacacacacacacacacacacacacacacacacacacacacacacacacaatgaataTAATTGTATTCCTCCCGAGGATAATCTAATCTGAAGCCCTGTATTATTGTGATAATACTtccgaccaccagggggcgatggTGCTTGGCTCTAACTGCTTGTGTTCCTGTATTTGAAttgaatttaaatatatttttataggCTGATAAAACCCAGGAGCAGATACGAGGTACGCTGTATACATGACAGGTCCCATACGAGTTGAAAACATCTGCGCGGCGTTTTAACGGAGCCACACAAGGTTCAGACAGTTGAATCAAACTGGACGGGCTGTGACCCCAGCGGAGAACAGGGAGGCTCACCAGGGACGGCTGCGTGCTGCAGTCTGTGGTTTCATCGTCTGAGAAGAGCAGCGTGTCTTTGGCGAGCACGGCCACAGCTCGCAGCATGAACGACACAAACAGGTTCAGGTGGATGTAGTTTCTCGTACAATGAAGcctcctgcaaacacacacacacacacacacacatccttgtacatctttgtgaggactttcatagacacgATACCTTTCCCAACTCTTTACCCTAACCATCATAACTAACCCACTAAACCTGACTCTGCCTTAAACCCAATTCCAACCTCAAAACCCTGTcttgtcctcactttgctagtagaacacacacagaagaatgtGAATAAGTGTGTTTATAGAGGGTGTGACCCCAGTGAAGGATCTGGGATCTAAACATGCAGagtgaggagctggagctgctccaggcGACGCTGCATCAGTACTCAGACCCTCGTATGGTCAGAAACACGTGCGAGACACACGAGCACATCAAAACTGGGAGGTTTCTGAGGCGTGTGCACGTTTACCTGAAGAAACACATGATGAAGGTGCTGGTGAGCAGGGTGACGAGGGACAGGCTGTGACCCAGCGTGGACAGAATCTTCACCACCCTGtagaagagcagctgcacacaaacacttcATCACTTCATGTTTACTGACGGAGGAGAGGCGCGTCGACTGGGACCGCCGCAGAAGCCACGCCCACCATGTGAAAATACCGCGAACGTGTGGGAGCGTCCACGTGAGAGCGGCGTGTCGGGTCAGAGGCCTTTAAAGCCTCGGTGGACCCCGTCCACATGTGTCTACACAACCTTATCTTGGTTATGACTGGAACATCCTTTAATTCCGCTATGaatcacacactcgcacgcacacacacacacacacacacacacgcacacacacacacacacacacacacaccgttggACTTTATGGATGTTACAATATTCTTCTGAAGGATTTGTGGCTGAACTCTGACGTTATTTCGCCACACCTTCACGCTCCTCCTGCGTGTTTTCTCAGCGACGGGAGGATCAGGAGGAACGTCTGCTCCATTTCAACTCTACACACTCTCACCAAGccttggatgtgtgtgtgtgtgtgtgtgtgtgtgtgtgtgtgtgtgtgggggggggggggggggggggggtgtctggcaTTCATCGCTCTCGCCTTCTATAAACAACATTCTCCATGTCTGACACAACATCTGGTGATTAGTTGgacgacacaaacacacaaacctgtaGCGTATATTTACAGATGTATACACATGTGTGAATATACAATAAGTGGGTTTGAAGGTTGGATAACGTCACATTCTCGGGCGAGCAGAAGGGGTTGACAACGGACAAGGGAAACTAGGTTAATTAAGCCCACTGCGATGGAATTTCACTAATTGGAGTTAAACTGATAAACGGACTGACACAAATGTGACGATTGTTGCTTTATTTGTCTTATAAACGTTCCCTTCGACCATGATTTCCTTGAAGGTTTTCTCAGAGATGCGAAAagtttttaaggaaaaaaaaaaaaaatcgcatCTCTGATTAAGTGTCGACTCTTGAGGAAGTTATTTTTCCATTGTATCATCAGCGCTTTAGTGAAGAGTCGGGTCTGTTCTCTGTACACACGACAAATATGAGGAAACGCAGACGGGCTGAGCTCATTCTCAGGCCTTGTGGTGGGGATCCGATGACCTGCCggttctgttctgctgcagcgccgcctgtaaccaaacacagctgcagccgTGAACGTGGGCGCTTCCTCTCCGGTACCGCTGAATCACAGCCGTGACCTTTGGGTCGAACACCAGTACTCTAAACGGGCTGCAGACCCTACAGAACCCCGCAGAACCCGAGCTGGGGACGTTCTGGGGGACTAAAGAAAGACCTTTCTTTCACTTTTGGCCTCATCAGCGCGCAGCGGCATAAATCACAGCGGCGCTTCGTGCATTTATTGTGAAAggatgacaggaaatgagggaGTCAGACAGAACACAGATTCTTGGACGGGAACCCGGAcggttgtgggggggggtttattgatggtggtggtgagttACAGCCTGCGGCCTGAAATCTTTGACATCAGAAATTTGGGAAGCTGGAACTGGACGTCTTCCAGGACGTCTCCAGCATTTGCAACAAGAACAGATGTTTTGCTGACAAAAGTCTGTAACTCCGGCCAAACTTACACTTATTTGCTAAAATTACTCACTGGTTTCCCAGATGGATGATTTTAGCAGCCATGAGAGCTTATTTAAAGTTTGTGGCAATCTTTACCTTTTCAAACAGGAACTAAACATGTTCAGACCCAAAACCAGCTCACAGCCTCAGTCAACTGTCCCCTTTTTAAGCCGTGTCACCTGCttttaataaagtttgtggttttttttttaaataaaccaaCAGCATTATTGCCGTTAGCTCCTCCCACAAGGCTTCTGAGAATATAATCAAATTTCAAGGTTGGTTGTGAGAAAATGAAATTCATTCACTGACCGAAAGACCAAACCAGAGGGCGGACACAGTAACGGTGCACGCTCACGTGGACGCTACCTGCTGCTCTTAAGCTCCTGATGAAACAGATGCTTCTGGACGTAAGCTGGGTGGTATCAGAAGGGACGCctcgggggtggggtggggggggcagttcaAATATACAGTAGGA
Proteins encoded in this window:
- the LOC101063434 gene encoding vasoactive intestinal polypeptide receptor 2 isoform X1, coding for MGWRSVTQRRALLLLGFFIHTVHGKFPHCQFYWEMQRARRDCQIQLQRETSAHTGCRGEWDNVSCWQSAAVGEVTTLPCPSPLLHLFGKKGNLSRTCTEAGWSEVVPAITVACWSDNTDQPSELLFYRVVKILSTLGHSLSLVTLLTSTFIMCFFRRLHCTRNYIHLNLFVSFMLRAVAVLAKDTLLFSDDETTDCSTQPSLVGCKAILVFFNYFVMANFFWLLVEGLYLHTLLLIIRNASIRLPVYMLIGWGIPFVFMVAWVICRVNLEDTRCWEMNENPVPNRLINWPIMASVIINFIFFISIIRILVQKLQCADVGGNEQSQFRRLAKSTLLLIPLFGINYVVFVYMMEPSDTNLNYVKIFFELGLGSFQGLIVAVLYCFLNSEVQSELRRMGRSLSLKRYVGRDYKLHAASASPNGGESSAQFPRSFRAPSILQTETSML
- the LOC101063434 gene encoding vasoactive intestinal polypeptide receptor 2 isoform X2, whose product is MCRAGRAPRSERSRPSPAPPPSCTCLEKRLRCLSVLVAGNLSRTCTEAGWSEVVPAITVACWSDNTDQPSELLFYRVVKILSTLGHSLSLVTLLTSTFIMCFFRRLHCTRNYIHLNLFVSFMLRAVAVLAKDTLLFSDDETTDCSTQPSLVGCKAILVFFNYFVMANFFWLLVEGLYLHTLLLIIRNASIRLPVYMLIGWGIPFVFMVAWVICRVNLEDTRCWEMNENPVPNRLINWPIMASVIINFIFFISIIRILVQKLQCADVGGNEQSQFRRLAKSTLLLIPLFGINYVVFVYMMEPSDTNLNYVKIFFELGLGSFQGLIVAVLYCFLNSEVQSELRRMGRSLSLKRYVGRDYKLHAASASPNGGESSAQFPRSFRAPSILQTETSML